The Micromonospora sediminicola genome contains a region encoding:
- a CDS encoding YihY/virulence factor BrkB family protein, producing the protein MSSTKLVPETRLMTENELSADDAWHTLRRHGGWCLLRDAFIRFRYGDGFSHSRALGLQLCLAVVPFLIALTGLITDLGADEGGKVVADTVLAITPGQSESMVQELLSDTDRTEDAGELALTLGLITGLVALTTTMAQIERGANRIYGVERDRPALPKYVRATVLALLAGVPALFGFLILVGGGALGDSVRRHYEWGDVATVVWDVVRWPLSLGLTVLAVAVLFRHAPRRKQPGLSWLLFGAGIAIALWWLASLLLAAYVKYSGGFGQTYGALTGMMALLLWANLTGMALFGGLAFAAQLEAMRIGVEEPAQPDLWEPEAQREELLDTGEMTAL; encoded by the coding sequence GTGAGTAGCACCAAGCTCGTCCCCGAGACCCGGTTGATGACCGAGAACGAACTCTCCGCCGACGACGCCTGGCACACGCTGCGCCGGCACGGCGGCTGGTGCCTGCTGCGCGACGCCTTCATCCGGTTTCGCTACGGCGACGGCTTCAGCCACTCCCGCGCCCTGGGCCTGCAACTGTGTCTGGCCGTGGTGCCGTTCCTGATCGCGCTCACCGGCCTGATCACCGACCTGGGCGCGGACGAGGGCGGCAAGGTCGTCGCGGACACGGTCCTGGCGATCACGCCCGGCCAGAGCGAGTCGATGGTGCAGGAGCTGCTCTCCGACACCGACCGCACCGAGGACGCCGGCGAGCTGGCGCTGACGCTCGGTCTGATCACCGGGCTGGTCGCGTTGACCACCACCATGGCGCAGATCGAGCGCGGCGCGAACCGGATCTACGGCGTCGAGCGGGACCGCCCGGCCCTCCCCAAGTACGTGCGCGCCACGGTGCTCGCACTGCTCGCCGGCGTACCCGCGCTGTTCGGCTTCCTGATCCTGGTCGGCGGCGGTGCGTTGGGCGACTCCGTGCGCCGCCACTACGAGTGGGGCGACGTCGCCACCGTGGTGTGGGACGTGGTCCGGTGGCCGCTCAGCCTCGGCCTGACCGTGCTCGCCGTGGCGGTGCTGTTCCGGCACGCGCCCCGGCGCAAGCAGCCCGGCCTGTCCTGGCTCCTCTTCGGTGCCGGCATCGCCATCGCGCTGTGGTGGCTGGCCAGCCTGCTCCTCGCCGCCTACGTGAAGTACAGCGGCGGATTCGGCCAGACCTACGGTGCGTTGACCGGCATGATGGCTCTGCTGCTCTGGGCCAACCTCACCGGGATGGCGCTGTTCGGCGGGCTGGCCTTCGCCGCCCAGCTGGAGGCGATGCGGATCGGGGTCGAGGAGCCGGCCCAGCCGGACCTGTGGGAGCCGGAGGCGCAGCGTGAGGAGCTGCTCGACACCGGTGAGATGACCGCGCTCTGA
- a CDS encoding diacylglycerol/lipid kinase family protein, with translation MDGADDKRPVTAENRTPRSAVVVNPVKVADLDEFRRIVDGALDAAGWPAPTWYETTVEDPGRGQAEEAVKAGAEVVFACGGDGTVMACVTALAGTDVALAVLPQGTGNLLAANLGLSNDLGAGLEVAVERGMRRLDVGVVGDQCFAVMAGMGFDAQMLDSTSETTKKRIGWPAYLVGAARHLRDRPMRVSVRIDGRPPLRRRARSVLVANVGRLQGGVRLLTDAEPDDGWLDVAVLTPRTLGHWLAMGWALVRRRGSVPRMEVFRARTVEIASNRPQPRQLDGDLIEPGRSLTATIRPESLWLCVPRPADDPDLAVDADAAAERGEQLIEEARRE, from the coding sequence GTGGACGGTGCAGACGACAAGCGCCCGGTGACCGCGGAGAACCGCACCCCGCGCTCGGCCGTGGTGGTCAACCCGGTGAAGGTGGCCGACCTGGACGAGTTCCGGCGGATCGTGGACGGCGCGCTCGACGCCGCCGGCTGGCCGGCGCCGACCTGGTACGAGACCACGGTCGAGGACCCGGGCCGGGGCCAGGCGGAGGAGGCGGTCAAGGCCGGGGCGGAGGTCGTCTTCGCCTGCGGCGGCGACGGCACCGTGATGGCCTGCGTGACCGCGCTCGCCGGCACCGACGTGGCGCTGGCCGTGCTGCCCCAGGGCACCGGCAACCTGCTCGCCGCCAACCTCGGGCTCTCCAACGACCTGGGCGCCGGGCTGGAGGTCGCCGTCGAGCGCGGGATGCGCCGCCTCGACGTCGGCGTGGTCGGCGACCAGTGCTTCGCGGTGATGGCCGGGATGGGCTTCGACGCCCAGATGCTCGACTCCACCTCCGAGACCACCAAGAAGCGGATCGGCTGGCCGGCCTACCTGGTCGGCGCCGCCCGACACCTGCGGGACCGGCCGATGCGGGTCTCCGTGCGCATCGACGGCCGCCCGCCGCTGCGCCGCCGGGCCCGCTCGGTCCTGGTCGCCAACGTCGGCCGCCTCCAGGGCGGCGTACGCCTGCTCACCGACGCCGAGCCGGACGACGGCTGGCTCGACGTGGCGGTGCTGACGCCGCGCACGCTCGGCCACTGGCTCGCCATGGGCTGGGCGCTGGTGCGCCGGCGGGGCAGCGTGCCCCGGATGGAGGTGTTCCGGGCCCGCACCGTCGAGATCGCCAGCAACCGTCCGCAGCCCCGGCAGCTCGACGGCGACCTGATCGAGCCGGGCCGTTCGCTGACGGCCACCATCCGGCCCGAGTCGCTCTGGCTCTGCGTGCCGCGCCCGGCGGACGACCCCGACCTGGCGGTGGACGCCGACGCGGCCGCGGAGCGCGGTGAGCAGCTGATCGAGGAGGCGCGCCGTGAGTAG